In the Bacteroidales bacterium genome, one interval contains:
- a CDS encoding PspC domain-containing protein produces the protein MEKTNRLYRSTTSRVFGGVAGGIADYFDVDPIIIRMLFLVIALAGGGGVLVYIILWIAIPPRPIMPPSFNMGGDTTTPPPPPPGSSEYSADSSQSYQAEPMPPFQFEKEKSTRGGLIGGLVLITLGSIFLADKLIPRIDFGDLWPVILVVVGAVLIITNFSEKKKQS, from the coding sequence ATGGAAAAGACTAATCGTTTATACCGTTCAACAACCAGTCGCGTATTCGGTGGTGTTGCGGGAGGAATAGCAGATTATTTCGATGTAGATCCCATTATCATCAGGATGTTATTCTTAGTTATTGCACTTGCAGGTGGGGGTGGAGTCCTCGTTTATATTATCCTTTGGATCGCGATCCCGCCACGACCTATTATGCCACCGTCTTTCAATATGGGAGGCGATACTACCACTCCTCCTCCTCCTCCTCCCGGTTCATCTGAATATTCAGCTGATAGTTCACAATCTTACCAGGCAGAGCCTATGCCTCCCTTTCAATTTGAGAAAGAAAAGAGTACAAGGGGCGGACTTATCGGTGGATTGGTGCTGATTACTTTGGGCTCTATTTTCCTGGCTGATAAACTCATCCCCAGGATTGATTTTGGAGACTTATGGCCTGTCATTCTTGTAGTTGTTGGAGCTGTGCTTATTATCACCAATTTTTCAGAGAAGAAGAAGCAATCATAA
- a CDS encoding DUF1624 domain-containing protein, producing the protein MTASHRLNSLDAFRGLTILGMIIVNNPGDWGTIYPPLQHAEWIGCTPTDLVFPFFLFIMGFSLYLSTTRRKQKGATNSELFAHLAKRSGIIFLIGLILNAFPFNNLAELRIPGVLQRIAIVNFACGILLIYSKRHTRLFLASLILLGYWILLEYIPSPLSLFPTIAYETNWVAWIDQSILGKHTWALMPLMDPEGILSTFPAIASGILGIEMAFLFSKATGSNEKTITLFFIGFILTAAGLAWSPLFPMVKKLWTSSYVLYTTGLASMTLGLFYRIIDHEGKKKYFNLLIAFGLNPLALYVGSELLIMTLWLIPVFGSQNFTFNTWVFKGLCNIGLHPLNASLIWALIYTGFWAGIATILYRKKLIIKL; encoded by the coding sequence ATGACAGCTTCCCATCGCCTGAACTCCCTGGATGCCTTCAGGGGTCTGACTATTCTTGGAATGATCATAGTAAATAATCCAGGTGACTGGGGTACTATTTATCCCCCATTACAACATGCAGAATGGATCGGCTGCACACCTACTGACCTTGTTTTCCCTTTCTTTCTGTTCATCATGGGGTTTTCACTTTATCTGTCAACCACCCGAAGGAAGCAGAAAGGAGCCACTAACTCTGAATTATTTGCCCACCTTGCTAAACGTTCAGGGATCATTTTCCTGATAGGGTTAATATTAAATGCTTTCCCATTTAACAACCTGGCTGAATTAAGAATCCCAGGTGTTTTGCAACGAATTGCCATTGTAAATTTTGCCTGTGGAATATTGCTTATCTATTCTAAGCGGCATACCCGCTTGTTTCTTGCTTCGTTAATACTTCTTGGCTATTGGATACTGCTTGAGTACATTCCATCTCCTCTTTCACTATTTCCAACCATTGCATATGAAACAAACTGGGTAGCCTGGATTGACCAATCCATTCTTGGAAAACATACATGGGCATTGATGCCACTGATGGATCCGGAAGGGATTCTCAGCACATTCCCGGCAATAGCCAGCGGTATACTAGGGATAGAGATGGCATTCCTGTTTTCCAAAGCAACCGGTAGTAATGAGAAAACCATAACCCTTTTCTTCATAGGATTCATACTGACAGCTGCCGGGCTGGCATGGAGTCCATTGTTCCCGATGGTAAAAAAACTTTGGACCAGTTCTTATGTACTTTATACCACAGGATTAGCTTCAATGACACTCGGTTTATTCTACAGAATTATTGATCATGAAGGCAAAAAGAAATACTTTAATCTTTTAATAGCATTTGGATTGAATCCGCTGGCTCTTTATGTTGGATCAGAACTGCTTATTATGACTCTTTGGCTAATTCCAGTATTCGGATCCCAAAATTTCACTTTTAACACATGGGTTTTCAAAGGTTTATGCAATATTGGACTTCATCCTTTGAATGCGTCCTTAATCTGGGCTTTGATTTATACCGGTTTTTGGGCAGGGATTGCTACAATCCTCTATCGAAAGAAACTCATTATTAAGCTATAA
- the tatC gene encoding twin-arginine translocase subunit TatC: MSLKEKIFKGKSADTGKEMTFWDHLGELRKRLVRIVLAVLVMAIAAFLNRDIIFDKIILAPKDGEFITYKWLCQLGEWLHVDSLCMTDTHIELINFNLSGQFTTHMTISMVAGLILAMPYIFWQLWQFIKPALYEKERKYARSAVFVMSFLFLVGILFSYFFMVPWTLNFLGTYQVSTMVANQIALSSYISTVVSVILSVGLVFELPVIIFVLSKVGLVTPAFLIRNRKYAFVLVLIIAAIITPPDVFSQIIVTIPLWALYEISILVSKKVTPKAIE; encoded by the coding sequence ATGTCATTAAAGGAAAAGATCTTTAAGGGTAAATCAGCAGATACAGGGAAAGAGATGACCTTCTGGGATCATCTTGGGGAACTGCGTAAGCGACTTGTCAGGATTGTGCTTGCAGTGCTGGTGATGGCTATTGCTGCCTTTTTGAACAGAGATATCATTTTCGACAAAATCATTCTTGCTCCTAAAGACGGGGAGTTTATTACCTATAAATGGTTGTGCCAGCTAGGTGAATGGCTTCATGTTGATTCACTTTGCATGACTGATACCCACATTGAACTCATTAACTTTAATTTATCAGGGCAGTTTACAACCCATATGACCATTTCTATGGTTGCCGGGCTGATTCTGGCAATGCCATACATCTTCTGGCAGCTATGGCAATTCATCAAGCCAGCCCTTTATGAAAAGGAACGGAAGTATGCCCGTTCTGCAGTATTTGTCATGTCATTTCTCTTCCTGGTCGGAATATTATTCTCATATTTTTTCATGGTACCCTGGACATTGAATTTCCTGGGGACCTACCAGGTAAGCACAATGGTTGCTAATCAGATCGCTTTGAGTTCCTATATTAGTACTGTTGTTTCAGTTATCCTTTCGGTAGGACTCGTTTTTGAACTTCCGGTGATCATATTTGTGCTTTCCAAAGTAGGGCTTGTAACACCTGCTTTTCTGATCCGAAACCGGAAATATGCTTTTGTGCTTGTCCTCATTATTGCAGCTATTATTACACCCCCTGATGTTTTCAGCCAGATCATTGTGACTATCCCTCTTTGGGCATTGTATGAGATTAGTATCCTGGTTTCAAAAAAAGTAACGCCAAAAGCCATCGAATAA
- a CDS encoding PKD domain-containing protein translates to MLGTTCLGVEANFADQSHIQGAIIVSRTWDWGDGNTESVNGTNVIHNFKTEGNFNVTLRVSSDQGCHTETSHNIRVIPLPQAEFSVYQNCISDSVQFTDHSVGENINQWHWSFPVNATVVNPQLSAESRAIFNTTGTFPVRLVATNLYGCSDTISKDVKIHEHPQADFSMENPCQNQEILFTDQSTPADTLIENYKWKVTSTARSQNTYEGNPVKIIFEDAQTYTLVHEITDFFGCKGSITSLIPVNPTPESLFESTDNYNNINGLLTFSNQSNGATEYSWDFGNGETSSLFEPEIKYNQEGSYTIIMIASNAEGCYDTAYWSYYYTPGLYLPNAFSPDQNGKNDVFKPISQSNSLTPYSLQIFNQWGLLIFESNDPGWGWDGTFRGEPCSMGDYIYLVKYNETHESQSRIIHRKGIFTLVR, encoded by the coding sequence GTGCTGGGCACAACCTGCCTGGGTGTCGAAGCAAATTTTGCTGATCAATCCCATATTCAGGGCGCTATTATTGTTTCCAGAACCTGGGATTGGGGAGATGGAAATACTGAATCCGTTAATGGAACCAATGTCATTCATAATTTCAAAACAGAAGGAAACTTTAATGTTACTTTAAGAGTGAGTTCAGATCAGGGGTGCCACACCGAGACTTCCCATAATATAAGGGTAATCCCCCTTCCACAGGCTGAATTCAGTGTTTACCAGAACTGCATCTCTGATTCAGTCCAGTTCACGGATCATTCTGTAGGAGAGAATATTAACCAATGGCACTGGTCGTTCCCGGTAAATGCAACCGTAGTTAATCCGCAGCTTTCTGCTGAATCGAGGGCAATATTTAATACCACTGGAACATTCCCGGTGAGATTAGTGGCTACAAATCTATATGGTTGTAGCGATACGATCAGTAAAGACGTTAAGATTCATGAACATCCGCAGGCTGATTTTTCTATGGAGAATCCTTGTCAAAACCAGGAAATATTGTTTACAGATCAGAGCACCCCGGCAGATACACTCATTGAAAACTATAAATGGAAAGTGACTTCAACAGCCCGTTCGCAAAACACTTATGAAGGAAATCCGGTTAAAATAATTTTTGAAGATGCTCAAACATACACACTTGTGCATGAAATCACCGACTTTTTCGGATGTAAAGGCTCTATTACTTCCCTGATTCCGGTTAATCCCACACCCGAAAGCCTGTTTGAAAGCACTGACAATTATAATAACATCAATGGTTTGCTGACCTTTTCCAATCAATCCAACGGTGCTACTGAGTATTCCTGGGATTTTGGGAATGGTGAAACTTCGTCACTTTTTGAACCGGAAATTAAATATAACCAGGAAGGTTCATATACAATTATCATGATTGCTTCTAATGCAGAAGGGTGCTACGACACAGCTTACTGGTCCTATTATTACACACCGGGCTTATATTTGCCCAATGCTTTTTCACCTGACCAAAATGGCAAAAATGATGTTTTCAAACCGATTTCACAAAGCAACTCCTTGACTCCTTACAGCTTACAGATTTTCAACCAATGGGGGCTCCTGATTTTTGAAAGTAATGATCCGGGCTGGGGATGGGACGGGACTTTCAGAGGTGAACCCTGCTCCATGGGTGATTATATTTACCTTGTAAAGTACAATGAAACACATGAATCTCAATCCAGGATAATCCACCGGAAAGGAATATTCACCTTAGTCAGGTAA